The following are encoded in a window of Rhodothermales bacterium genomic DNA:
- a CDS encoding Rrf2 family transcriptional regulator — protein sequence MILSKSAEYGIRAILYLVALGQQGHVSIRKLSDDLGISFHFLTKIFQKLTEAGLLHSLKGPHGGVRLAKLASAIPVRDLVVAIDGDGVFTQCVLGLPACGRDNPCPLHQQWAPQRGQIEAMFGQTTLADLAADINKLGLRLSAAPNV from the coding sequence ATGATTCTCTCCAAAAGCGCCGAATACGGCATTCGCGCCATCCTTTATCTGGTAGCGCTCGGGCAACAAGGCCACGTCTCCATACGGAAATTGAGCGACGACCTGGGTATTTCGTTTCACTTCCTGACGAAGATCTTCCAGAAGCTGACCGAGGCGGGGCTGCTGCACTCACTCAAGGGGCCACATGGCGGTGTACGTCTGGCGAAGCTGGCCAGCGCCATCCCCGTGCGCGACCTCGTCGTGGCGATCGATGGGGATGGTGTGTTCACGCAGTGTGTGCTCGGCCTGCCGGCGTGTGGCCGCGACAACCCCTGCCCCCTCCACCAGCAGTGGGCGCCCCAGCGTGGACAGATCGAGGCGATGTTCGGCCAGACCACCCTCGCCGACCTGGCGGCCGATATCAACAAGCTGGGCCTCCGCCTCAGCGCCGCACCCAATGTGTAA